The stretch of DNA TATACCTCAGCATATACTTAGTTTTTAGAACCTTTCTAAACCTTCCGATTAATTTCATCATTAATTATGATGATTTTTTAATTTTATTGATTTGGTTGATTAACATACTTAATATCTCTTGTTTTTACGGTTATTTATTATCATACATATGGAAAAATGGCAAAACCCTCAAGTAATTTTACTTTGGATTATTATAACGCTATTCTTACTGGTCATCCTAGTCGTGTTTATCAGTTATTTAATCAAACTTAATTTTAAAAAGACAATTGAAAAAAATGAAATTGTTTTTCAAGAACGATTAAAAACCGAAAAGCAATTAAAAGAAGCAATTATTATTACCCAAGAGAATGAACGAAAAATGATTGCATCCGAGTTACATGATCAGATCAGTAATAAACTGAATTTGATTGTATTAAAATTAAACACTTTAGAACCTGAATCTTATCCGACAGAATTAAAGATTATTCGGGATGACCTTAAAAATCTAATTAAAAAAAATCGGGATTTGACCCATTATTTATTTCCAGTGGAGATTGATAATTTAGGTTTAATGCTTTGCTTAAAAGAAATGTGCTATTCGAGCAACGAATTTTCTATCCGTTTATATGCTTCTGAAGAAATTCATTTCCCTTCAAAATTAGTGGAACATCAATTATATCGTGTGATTCAAGAATTTATAACCAATTCAATAAAACATTCCCAAGGAAGTGAAATCACAATACATCTTAAATTAATAAAAGAGAAACTGTATCTTAGAATTGCGGATAATGGGGTTGGTATTGATTTAACGAAAATAAAACATGGGTTGGGTATTAATAATACTGAAACACGTTTAAGTGCTATTGATGCACATTATAAATATAAATCAGCTCCAGGTCAAGGGACGCGTTTAATCATCAGCTTATGAATGAAGTCATAAAAATTGGAATTTTAGACGATGAAAAATTGTTGGTAGATGCTATTAGTACTCTTTTATCTCTAAATCCAACTTTTCAAGTATGTATGAAGAATACTAATCCAATTGAATTTTTAGAAGAATTAGAAAAACTAGAACAAATCCCTGATCTTCTTTTATTGGATTTAAACATGTCTCCTATTAATGGATTAGAAGTATTAGATCGTATACAAGAAAAAGGAATAGAAATTAAAATTTTAGTGCTTTCATCCATGTATAATCCATCCATGTATGGGTATATGATTAAATATGGTATTTCTGGTTTTTTACCGAAGTATACCGATAAAGAAGAACTATTTGAAGCCATCGAACAAATACATATGAATCGATTTTATTTTAATGAAGGAAATCAAAAACTCATCAATGAATTTCTTCATTTAAAAAATAAAAAAGATAATCCGTGGAGTATGATTTCTTTAAGTGAACGAGAAATCGAAGTCTTGCAATTAATTTGTAAAGAATATTCAACTAAAGAAATCGCAGAAAAATTATTTATCAGTACAAAAACTGTTGAAGCGCACCGTGCTAAAATTATGGAAAAAATAGGATGTAAAAATGTGGTCGGGATGGTTACTTATGCGATTCTAAATGGGATTTACGTTATAACAAATACTTAAAACCACTACTAAGGGTTTTCCCTAATTAACAAAATGGTTGTTTTCCCTCAAACATTTCAATAAACCTTTTCCTAACTTTGAAATAGGATAAAAGAAGGAGAAAAAACAAACCTAAACCTAACGACACAATTTATCCTACTTAAACCTATTCCTTATAAAAAACACATGCGCTGTGTTAAAAAAATTAAAAACCTAGGATTTGTTCAAATCCTAGGTTTACCAATCCGATCTAAACCAAAAATATTATCCTAACCTACTTATTGAGCCATTCGTTCCGGAATGGCTTTTTCATTTTCTTTTGGTTTACTTTTTGTTACTTCACTACACAAAACACTAAACCTTATGGATTTACATTCTGGATTACCTTTTTGGGTGATTAAAAATGAATTTTTCAATCTTTATAATCCTTTACGAAAAAATTACAAAGTAGATGTAGCCATTATTGGTTCAGGTATCACAGGTTCTCTCGTAGCACACGAATTGTGTGAAGCCGGTATCGAATGTGCCATTTTTGATAAACGTACAATTGGCACAGGAAGTTCAGCAGCATCTACAGCCCAATTGCAATACGAAATTGATGTGCCATTATCCGAATTGGTAAAGAAAGTCCCTGAAAAAATTGCCATTGATGCGTATTTTAATTGCTTACAATCCATTACAGATATCGAAAATGTATTCAAAAAAACACAAGTGGATGCGGATTTTGTTCGTGTGCCAACTGTTTTGCTAGCGAGTGATAAAAAAGGAGTTGAACTTTTAGACCGTGAATATGAAATCCGTACAGAAGTAGGTTTACCGGTCAACTATTTAGACGCAAAACAATTAAAGGAATACCAAAATATTGATGGAATTGCTGCTTTACAGAACGATACTTCTGCGATGATGGATGCCTATAAAGGAGCGATTGGTTTACTTCAATACCATCAGAAAAAACATGATTTAAAATTATTCACCCATACTAAAATAGAACAGATTCAAGAATCTAAAAATGGCTGTGAACTAACCACAGAACACAGACATAAAATTTCGTGTAAACATGTAATTGTAGCTAGTGGTTTTGAAGCGGGTCAATTTCTTCCTAAAAAAGTCATGGATTTACTTTCAACCTATGCGATTATTTCTCAACCCATGGACGAAAAAAAGATTTGGCCACACAAAAGTTTGATTTGGGAAACAGCCGAACCTTATTTGTACATGCGAACGACAACGGATAATCGTTTGATTGTCGGTGGGGAAGATGAAGAATTTTATAATCCAGAAAAACGCGATGAGCTATTGCGAGATAAAATTAAAATCTTAGAACGTAAATTTAAAAATCTATACCCTGATATTGATTTCATTACCGAAATGGCGTGGTGTGGAACATTTAGTGCAACAGCAGATGGTTTACCTTATATGGGACCGTATAAAAAAGGTGATCGCAAACTATTTGCATTAGGTTATGGCGGTAATGGAATCACCTTTTCTATGATTGCGGCTCAAGTTTTGACCACTATAATTTTAGGAAAAAAAGACGAACGATTAACAACTTTCGGTTTCGATCGACCTTCTAAATAAATGCTTATGCCTCTGATCTCAACCAACGAAAATGGAATCTACTGTGCCCAAGGTGATTTTTACATCGATCCTTGGCGACCAGTCAACAAAGCGTTAATTACTCACGCCCACGCCGATCACGCGCGTTGGGGCAATAAAAAATATTTGTGTCATCGCTATACCGAACCGGTAATGCGCCATCGTTTAGGCGCAGATATCGTCGTTGAAACCGTAGATTATAATCAAGAAATTAT from Faecalibacter sp. LW9 encodes:
- a CDS encoding FAD-dependent oxidoreductase, which codes for MDLHSGLPFWVIKNEFFNLYNPLRKNYKVDVAIIGSGITGSLVAHELCEAGIECAIFDKRTIGTGSSAASTAQLQYEIDVPLSELVKKVPEKIAIDAYFNCLQSITDIENVFKKTQVDADFVRVPTVLLASDKKGVELLDREYEIRTEVGLPVNYLDAKQLKEYQNIDGIAALQNDTSAMMDAYKGAIGLLQYHQKKHDLKLFTHTKIEQIQESKNGCELTTEHRHKISCKHVIVASGFEAGQFLPKKVMDLLSTYAIISQPMDEKKIWPHKSLIWETAEPYLYMRTTTDNRLIVGGEDEEFYNPEKRDELLRDKIKILERKFKNLYPDIDFITEMAWCGTFSATADGLPYMGPYKKGDRKLFALGYGGNGITFSMIAAQVLTTIILGKKDERLTTFGFDRPSK
- a CDS encoding sensor histidine kinase — its product is MEKWQNPQVILLWIIITLFLLVILVVFISYLIKLNFKKTIEKNEIVFQERLKTEKQLKEAIIITQENERKMIASELHDQISNKLNLIVLKLNTLEPESYPTELKIIRDDLKNLIKKNRDLTHYLFPVEIDNLGLMLCLKEMCYSSNEFSIRLYASEEIHFPSKLVEHQLYRVIQEFITNSIKHSQGSEITIHLKLIKEKLYLRIADNGVGIDLTKIKHGLGINNTETRLSAIDAHYKYKSAPGQGTRLIISL
- a CDS encoding response regulator transcription factor — protein: MNEVIKIGILDDEKLLVDAISTLLSLNPTFQVCMKNTNPIEFLEELEKLEQIPDLLLLDLNMSPINGLEVLDRIQEKGIEIKILVLSSMYNPSMYGYMIKYGISGFLPKYTDKEELFEAIEQIHMNRFYFNEGNQKLINEFLHLKNKKDNPWSMISLSEREIEVLQLICKEYSTKEIAEKLFISTKTVEAHRAKIMEKIGCKNVVGMVTYAILNGIYVITNT